Proteins encoded by one window of Phenylobacterium soli:
- a CDS encoding sensor histidine kinase encodes MRLPRIFRTTAFRLTLLILALFASASLAFLAYIYVATASEATRRTDREIVQEMRSLTGAYDRAGLDAVNQSLIERAASERPFLYLLMGPDGKRISGSIEASPVESFRGDASWTTFSVTDQDAHGRTLKHPARGLQERLKGGEILFVGADVGEDEAYLVKVVRALWGAGGLVLILGLCCGVLVSRNVSRSMAGLAGVLEAVNNGDLGARAPVRNTRDEFDELAQGLNEMLDRLERSMAGHKHAGDAIAHDLRSPLTRLRARLEAAYLDVEAGKADPTQAIEQALEDTDGVLKTFNAVLAIARLQAAGSAPDPVLFDPAELAADISELYEPLCEDKGIDFAAELTKGLQVRANREFMAQALANLLDNAVKYTPAGGAIMLRVRRRSSGEVEFSVTDTGPGVPEEDRARVVERFVRLENSRNQPGAGLGLSLVAAVAEAHGGRIELDEGPGKVGESGPGLRVALILPRAG; translated from the coding sequence ATGCGCCTCCCCCGCATCTTCCGGACCACCGCGTTCCGGCTGACGCTGCTGATCCTGGCGCTGTTCGCCTCGGCGTCGCTGGCGTTCCTGGCCTACATCTACGTGGCGACGGCGAGCGAGGCGACGCGCCGCACCGATCGCGAGATCGTCCAGGAGATGCGCTCGCTCACCGGGGCCTACGACCGCGCCGGGCTCGACGCGGTGAACCAGTCGCTGATCGAGCGGGCGGCCAGCGAGCGGCCGTTCCTCTACCTGCTGATGGGGCCGGACGGGAAACGGATCTCGGGGTCGATCGAGGCCTCGCCGGTGGAATCGTTCCGCGGCGACGCCAGCTGGACGACGTTCTCGGTCACCGACCAGGACGCTCATGGGCGGACCTTGAAGCACCCGGCCCGCGGCCTGCAGGAGCGGCTGAAGGGCGGCGAGATCCTGTTCGTGGGCGCGGACGTGGGCGAGGACGAGGCCTATCTGGTCAAGGTGGTCCGCGCGCTGTGGGGCGCTGGCGGGCTGGTGCTGATCCTCGGGCTCTGCTGCGGGGTGCTGGTGAGCCGCAACGTCAGCCGCAGCATGGCGGGGCTGGCCGGGGTGCTGGAGGCGGTGAACAACGGCGACCTCGGCGCCCGTGCGCCGGTGCGCAACACCCGCGACGAGTTCGACGAGCTGGCGCAGGGCCTCAACGAGATGCTCGACCGGCTCGAGCGTTCGATGGCCGGCCACAAGCACGCCGGCGACGCCATCGCCCACGACCTGCGCTCTCCACTGACCCGGCTTCGGGCCCGGCTCGAGGCCGCCTATCTCGACGTCGAGGCCGGCAAGGCCGATCCGACCCAGGCCATCGAGCAGGCGCTGGAAGACACCGACGGGGTGCTGAAGACCTTCAACGCGGTGCTGGCCATCGCGCGCCTGCAGGCGGCGGGCTCGGCGCCGGACCCGGTGCTGTTCGACCCGGCGGAGCTGGCGGCCGACATCTCCGAACTCTACGAGCCGCTCTGCGAGGACAAGGGCATCGACTTCGCCGCCGAGCTGACCAAGGGGCTGCAGGTCCGCGCCAACCGGGAGTTCATGGCCCAGGCGCTGGCCAACCTGCTCGACAATGCGGTCAAGTACACCCCCGCGGGTGGAGCGATCATGCTGCGCGTGCGGCGGCGCTCGTCGGGCGAGGTGGAGTTCTCCGTCACCGACACCGGGCCCGGCGTCCCCGAGGAGGATCGGGCGCGCGTGGTCGAGCGCTTCGTACGGCTGGAGAATTCGCGCAATCAGCCCGGCGCCGGGCTTGGCCTGTCGCTGGTGGCGGCGGTGGCCGAGGCGCACGGCGGGCGCATCGAGCTGGACGAGGGGCCCGGCAAGGTGGGCGAGTCCGGGCCGGGCCTCAGGGTCGCGCTGATCCTGCCTCGCGCCGGGTAA
- a CDS encoding bifunctional [glutamine synthetase] adenylyltransferase/[glutamine synthetase]-adenylyl-L-tyrosine phosphorylase → MPLLGQTIRPCGPVVDAKAAARAKEIIAETCWTPAIEAAWPALEPVFGASPYLASLARRDPRRLAALLEIDPDARLTDILTRTAAAAGLDTEAASAELRRLKAELHLMTALADLGGVWDLDQVTGALTRFADASVAAALRVSAQAELDAGRLTRIGAGEEGPVPGWFCIAMGKQGAYELNYSSDIDVSVFYDPERLPLAEGVEDQAFAVRLTHRLADLMQARTAEGYVFRIDLRLRPDPSSTPPAVPTPAALEYYESVGQNWERAAFIKARPCAGDMASATAFLDELKAFVWRRNLDFAAIADIHSIKRQIHAHKVDERVSAKGVDLKLGRGGIREIEFYVQTQQLILGGRHPELRSSRTLDALAALATAGHVEPATATELTEAYKTLRAMEHRIQMLADDQTHKLPEADSDRRRVAALMGSDNLRSFDAGVTRLLKGVNARYGELFPEEEPLSSRFGSLVFTGVDDDPETLATLARMGFSNPPQVSRTIRSWHHGHIPATRTERGRELFTRLAPKLLEAAQATGAPDAAFNRFVDFFSQLSTGVQLQSLFLAQPRLFELIVEVMAFAPRLANTLARRPAAIDAMLDPAFFEPIDIAEDRAAMALALSRADGFEAAMDVVRRVHREQAFRVGVQVMSGTASAEVAGQAFADLADVCIEALGPAALAEAERLGGAFEGHVAVVALGKCGSREMSAGSDLDLMTFYRGADPAAASAVKGWDAATFYGRFTQRLIAALSSQTAEGGLYEVDMQLRPSGTKGPVAVSFTAFESYYAQEAETWELLALTRARVVWATSEAFAAEAQAAITTALRRPRDRGRTAVDVRDMRELLERERPPKGDWDLKLSPGGLVDIEFAAQFLQLAHAAADGPLDPNTARALAAMRESGLAPAAPLADLEAAWRLQQDLTQLLKVALAEGADPTDEPAAFKKLLARAGGARDFRALVKALGAARVAARKAYDIVVQP, encoded by the coding sequence ATGCCCTTGCTCGGCCAGACGATCCGTCCCTGTGGTCCCGTGGTGGACGCCAAGGCCGCGGCGCGGGCGAAGGAGATCATCGCCGAGACCTGCTGGACGCCGGCGATCGAGGCGGCGTGGCCCGCGCTCGAGCCGGTGTTCGGGGCCTCGCCCTATCTGGCGAGCCTTGCCCGGCGCGACCCCAGGCGCCTCGCCGCCCTGCTGGAGATCGATCCGGACGCACGGCTCACGGACATCCTGACGCGGACCGCGGCGGCTGCGGGGCTCGACACTGAGGCCGCCAGCGCCGAGCTCCGCCGGCTGAAGGCCGAGTTGCACCTGATGACCGCCCTGGCCGACCTCGGCGGGGTCTGGGACCTCGACCAAGTGACCGGCGCCCTCACCAGGTTCGCCGACGCCTCGGTGGCCGCGGCGCTGCGGGTGTCGGCGCAGGCCGAGCTCGACGCGGGTCGGCTGACGCGCATCGGCGCGGGCGAGGAGGGGCCGGTCCCGGGCTGGTTCTGCATCGCCATGGGCAAGCAGGGCGCCTATGAGCTGAACTACTCCTCCGACATCGACGTCTCGGTCTTCTACGACCCCGAGCGGCTGCCGCTGGCCGAGGGCGTCGAGGACCAGGCCTTCGCGGTGCGCCTGACCCACCGCCTGGCCGACCTGATGCAGGCGCGGACCGCCGAGGGCTACGTCTTTCGCATCGACCTGCGGCTGCGGCCGGACCCCTCCTCGACCCCGCCGGCGGTGCCCACCCCGGCGGCCCTGGAGTACTACGAGAGCGTCGGCCAGAACTGGGAGCGGGCGGCCTTCATCAAGGCCCGTCCCTGCGCCGGCGACATGGCCTCGGCGACGGCGTTCCTGGACGAGCTGAAGGCCTTCGTCTGGCGACGGAACCTCGATTTCGCGGCCATCGCCGACATCCATTCGATCAAGCGCCAGATCCATGCCCACAAGGTCGACGAGCGGGTCTCGGCCAAGGGCGTGGACCTCAAGCTCGGGCGCGGCGGCATTCGCGAGATCGAGTTCTACGTCCAGACTCAGCAGCTGATCCTCGGCGGCCGGCATCCGGAGCTGCGCAGCTCGCGGACCCTGGACGCCCTGGCGGCCCTGGCCACGGCCGGCCACGTGGAGCCGGCGACGGCGACGGAGCTGACCGAGGCCTACAAGACCCTGCGGGCCATGGAGCACCGCATCCAGATGCTGGCCGACGACCAGACCCACAAGCTGCCGGAGGCGGACTCCGACCGCCGGCGAGTGGCGGCGCTGATGGGCTCGGACAACCTGCGCAGCTTCGACGCCGGCGTGACCCGCCTGCTGAAGGGCGTCAACGCGCGCTACGGCGAACTCTTCCCCGAGGAGGAGCCGCTGTCGTCGCGCTTCGGCAGCCTGGTGTTCACCGGCGTCGACGACGACCCGGAGACCCTCGCCACCCTGGCGCGGATGGGCTTTTCCAATCCGCCGCAGGTCTCGCGGACGATCCGCAGCTGGCATCACGGCCATATCCCGGCGACCCGCACCGAGCGTGGCCGGGAGCTGTTCACGCGCCTGGCGCCGAAGCTTCTCGAGGCGGCGCAGGCCACCGGCGCGCCGGACGCGGCCTTCAACCGCTTCGTCGATTTCTTCTCGCAGCTTTCGACCGGGGTGCAGCTGCAGTCGCTGTTCCTGGCCCAGCCCCGGCTGTTCGAGCTGATCGTCGAGGTGATGGCCTTCGCCCCGCGGCTGGCGAACACGCTGGCGCGGCGGCCGGCGGCGATCGACGCCATGCTGGACCCGGCCTTCTTCGAGCCGATCGACATCGCCGAGGACCGCGCCGCCATGGCGCTGGCCCTGTCCCGCGCCGACGGCTTCGAGGCGGCGATGGACGTGGTGCGCCGGGTGCACCGCGAGCAGGCGTTCCGGGTCGGCGTACAGGTGATGAGCGGCACGGCCAGCGCCGAGGTGGCCGGCCAGGCCTTCGCCGACCTTGCCGACGTCTGCATCGAGGCCCTGGGGCCGGCGGCGCTGGCGGAGGCCGAGCGGCTGGGCGGGGCCTTCGAAGGGCATGTGGCGGTGGTGGCGCTGGGCAAGTGCGGCTCGCGCGAGATGAGCGCCGGGTCCGACCTCGACCTGATGACCTTCTATCGCGGCGCCGACCCGGCCGCGGCCTCGGCGGTGAAGGGCTGGGACGCGGCGACCTTCTACGGCCGCTTCACCCAGCGACTGATCGCGGCCCTGTCGAGCCAGACGGCCGAGGGCGGCCTCTACGAAGTCGACATGCAGCTGCGCCCGTCCGGCACCAAGGGACCGGTGGCGGTGAGCTTCACGGCCTTCGAGTCCTACTATGCCCAGGAGGCGGAGACCTGGGAGCTGCTGGCCCTGACGCGGGCGCGGGTGGTGTGGGCGACCTCCGAGGCCTTCGCCGCCGAGGCGCAGGCCGCGATCACGACCGCCCTGCGCCGGCCGCGCGACCGGGGGCGGACGGCGGTGGACGTGCGCGATATGCGCGAGCTGCTGGAGCGCGAGCGGCCGCCGAAGGGGGACTGGGACCTGAAGCTTTCGCCCGGCGGGCTGGTGGACATCGAGTTCGCCGCCCAGTTCCTGCAGCTGGCCCATGCGGCGGCGGACGGGCCGCTCGATCCGAACACCGCCCGGGCGCTGGCCGCGATGCGCGAGAGCGGCCTCGCGCCCGCCGCGCCGCTCGCCGACCTGGAGGCCGCCTGGCGGCTGCAGCAGGACCTGACCCAACTGCTCAAGGTCGCCCTCGCCGAGGGCGCCGATCCCACCGACGAGCCGGCGGCGTTCAAGAAGCTGCTGGCCCGGGCCGGCGGCGCACGGGACTTCAGGGCGCTGGTGAAGGCGCTGGGCGCAGCCCGCGTGGCGGCGCGGAAAGCCTACGACATCGTCGTGCAACCCTGA
- a CDS encoding EF-hand domain-containing protein has protein sequence MKTTLLAASAAVLLMAGAAQAQDGPPAAGPMGGGFGMRQPPNFDLDHDGKVTLAEFRKGEARRIERMFARLDANHDGKITRAELDAGLQRMAAMGGGGGAPGRADIFFRMNDANGDGAVTKAEMEKAVERRFQAADTNHDGWLSKGELIMMRQRARGPGQ, from the coding sequence ATGAAGACGACCCTGCTCGCCGCCTCGGCCGCGGTTCTCCTTATGGCGGGCGCCGCCCAGGCGCAGGACGGCCCGCCCGCAGCCGGCCCGATGGGCGGCGGCTTCGGCATGCGCCAGCCGCCGAACTTCGACCTCGACCACGACGGCAAGGTCACCCTGGCGGAGTTCAGGAAGGGCGAGGCCCGGCGGATCGAGCGGATGTTCGCCCGCCTCGACGCCAACCACGACGGCAAGATCACCCGGGCCGAGCTCGACGCCGGCCTGCAGCGGATGGCGGCCATGGGCGGCGGCGGCGGCGCGCCGGGCCGCGCCGACATCTTCTTCCGGATGAACGACGCCAATGGCGACGGCGCCGTGACCAAGGCGGAGATGGAGAAGGCCGTGGAGCGGCGCTTCCAGGCCGCCGACACCAACCACGACGGCTGGCTCTCGAAGGGCGAGCTGATCATGATGCGGCAGAGGGCGCGTGGTCCGGGTCAGTAG
- a CDS encoding RNA polymerase sigma factor, protein MAEADPDEELLARVADGDPAAVRALVGRKLPRLMSLGQRMLGEAAEAEDMAQEAFLRVWKQAPRWKPGQARFDTWLHRVALNLCYDRLRKRREVVTDAPPETADPAPSAERGLEAQDTAAQVAAAMAKLPERQREAIVLCHYQELGNIEAAAVMGVSVEALESLLGRGRRALRASLADMVER, encoded by the coding sequence TTGGCCGAGGCGGATCCCGACGAGGAGCTGCTGGCGCGGGTGGCCGATGGCGACCCGGCGGCCGTGCGCGCGCTCGTGGGCCGCAAGCTGCCGAGGCTGATGTCGCTTGGCCAGCGGATGCTGGGCGAAGCGGCGGAGGCCGAGGACATGGCGCAGGAGGCGTTCCTTCGCGTCTGGAAGCAGGCGCCGAGGTGGAAGCCCGGGCAGGCCAGGTTCGACACCTGGCTGCACCGGGTGGCGCTGAACCTCTGCTACGACCGGCTGCGCAAGCGGCGCGAGGTGGTGACCGATGCGCCGCCCGAGACGGCGGATCCCGCGCCCTCGGCCGAACGGGGGCTGGAGGCGCAGGACACCGCCGCCCAGGTCGCGGCGGCGATGGCGAAACTGCCCGAGCGGCAGCGCGAGGCAATCGTGCTTTGTCACTACCAGGAGCTCGGCAACATCGAGGCGGCGGCCGTGATGGGCGTCAGCGTCGAGGCGCTGGAGAGCCTTCTGGGACGCGGACGGCGGGCGCTGAGGGCGTCGCTGGCCGACATGGTGGAGCGGTGA
- a CDS encoding periplasmic heavy metal sensor: MSRRTLIILLFVSLALNLFVIGAATGAFVLGERMHRRTMEPRGGPAMLVAAQALPDEEREAYRKALRAQAGAVGPKLRESHKIRREAWGRLGADPLDAKGIAADLDHARALETGARGDVDHAILEFAEHLPAADRARLGQALAQPMRHGGHGDPRERPPAPPPQP; the protein is encoded by the coding sequence GTGAGCCGCCGGACCCTCATCATCCTGCTGTTCGTCTCCCTGGCGCTGAACCTGTTCGTGATCGGGGCGGCGACCGGCGCCTTCGTGCTCGGCGAGCGGATGCACCGCCGGACCATGGAGCCGCGCGGCGGGCCGGCGATGCTGGTTGCGGCCCAGGCGCTGCCCGACGAGGAGCGCGAGGCCTATCGCAAGGCGCTGCGCGCGCAGGCCGGCGCGGTCGGCCCGAAGCTGCGGGAGTCGCACAAGATCCGCCGCGAGGCCTGGGGCCGGCTCGGCGCCGACCCGCTGGACGCCAAGGGCATCGCCGCGGACCTGGATCACGCGCGGGCGCTTGAGACCGGAGCGCGCGGCGACGTCGACCATGCGATCCTGGAGTTCGCCGAGCACCTGCCGGCCGCCGACCGTGCGCGGCTGGGCCAGGCGCTGGCGCAGCCGATGCGCCATGGCGGCCATGGGGACCCGCGCGAGCGACCGCCCGCGCCGCCGCCGCAGCCTTAA
- a CDS encoding family 16 glycosylhydrolase yields MPATLTFSDDFNSLSLWNGSTGTWDTTFAFRPWNGNGGSLPSNGEQEWYINANYAPTASVTPWTVNNGILTLTAAKVDPAIAPLLGYTDPGLPALGSYQYTSGMIETNHSFSQTYGYFEMKAELPAGQGFWPAFWLMPKDGSWPPELDIMEVLGKDPSTLYTTVHTNETGSHTSSGVGSVVADMSNGYHTFAVDWEPDHITWYFDNKPVYQVVTPADLNKPMYMIANLALGGGWGGNVDATTPFPGQMLIDYIKAWDSNPYTYTPETSTGAGQTFTATGGATLVGTGGDDLFTASLQGGETMTGGTGHDTYVFGKLPWSGDRITDFQVGSDKLDLHALYPTYTGSDPIAAGYVVLAADGHGGYNVLVNPDGHATTANPYATFVVDLQGVTDVGLTSANLLVNTAAGQTAASTFSTANTFQVAADGYVAVSPPPTTTSPPPPTTTSPPPPTTSTGFTGTSGADTLTASTGGGETMTGGAGADVFAFKSVPWVGDHIADFTVGEDRLDFSALFGASGYAGADPIADHYVKLYDDGSGTWVIYDTDGSGSADAWGSSVVHLDGVSAAGLTSADLFGGAVSPPPPASPPPPPPPPPPPPAPAIVNVEPFTLPLSGAWTTTISTGKRGILTGTSGNDLLDGHGQYHSMSGGAGDDTYAIYVSTDTVTEKTGAGVDTVWSYDTSYTLTSNVENGVQKGSGAQSLTGNGLNNDLRANDAASSLDGGAGNDILHAGLGADTLTGGTGRDVFEFSRLPTAAGHVTDFTAGTDVLDLRGVFAAAGYAGNNPLADGHILFQDDGAGDTRVLFDADGSGPGSAVLVTTLDHVVASSLTPGSDWVFA; encoded by the coding sequence ATGCCGGCGACCCTGACGTTCAGCGACGACTTCAATTCCCTGAGCCTTTGGAACGGCTCGACCGGGACTTGGGACACCACCTTCGCCTTCCGCCCGTGGAACGGGAACGGCGGCTCGCTGCCGAGCAACGGCGAGCAGGAGTGGTACATCAACGCCAACTACGCCCCGACCGCCTCGGTCACCCCCTGGACCGTCAACAACGGGATCCTCACCCTCACGGCGGCTAAGGTGGATCCGGCGATCGCGCCGCTGTTGGGCTACACCGACCCCGGCCTGCCGGCGCTCGGCAGCTACCAGTACACCTCGGGCATGATCGAGACGAACCACTCGTTCAGCCAGACCTACGGCTACTTCGAGATGAAGGCTGAGCTGCCGGCCGGCCAGGGCTTCTGGCCCGCCTTCTGGCTGATGCCCAAGGACGGCTCCTGGCCGCCGGAGCTCGACATCATGGAGGTTCTCGGCAAGGACCCGAGCACCCTCTACACGACCGTCCACACCAACGAGACCGGCTCGCACACCTCCAGCGGCGTGGGCAGCGTCGTGGCCGACATGTCGAACGGCTACCACACCTTCGCCGTGGACTGGGAGCCGGACCACATCACCTGGTACTTCGACAACAAGCCGGTCTACCAGGTCGTCACCCCGGCGGACCTGAACAAGCCGATGTACATGATCGCCAACCTGGCGCTGGGCGGCGGCTGGGGCGGCAACGTCGACGCCACCACGCCTTTCCCCGGCCAGATGCTGATCGACTACATCAAGGCCTGGGACTCCAACCCCTACACCTACACCCCCGAGACCTCGACGGGCGCGGGCCAGACCTTCACCGCCACCGGCGGCGCCACCCTCGTCGGCACCGGCGGGGATGATCTCTTCACCGCCAGCCTGCAGGGCGGCGAGACCATGACCGGCGGCACGGGGCACGACACGTACGTCTTCGGCAAGCTGCCGTGGAGCGGCGACCGCATCACCGACTTCCAGGTCGGCAGCGACAAGCTCGACCTGCACGCCCTCTACCCGACCTACACCGGCTCGGACCCGATCGCGGCCGGCTACGTGGTCCTCGCGGCCGACGGCCACGGCGGCTACAACGTCCTCGTCAATCCCGACGGCCACGCGACCACCGCCAACCCCTATGCGACCTTCGTGGTCGACCTGCAGGGCGTCACCGACGTCGGCCTGACCTCGGCCAACCTGCTGGTCAACACCGCGGCCGGCCAGACGGCCGCCAGCACCTTCTCCACCGCCAACACCTTCCAGGTCGCCGCGGACGGCTATGTGGCGGTCTCGCCGCCGCCCACCACGACCTCGCCGCCCCCGCCGACCACGACCTCTCCGCCGCCGCCCACCACCTCCACCGGCTTCACCGGCACGAGCGGCGCAGACACCCTGACCGCCAGCACCGGCGGCGGCGAGACCATGACTGGCGGCGCCGGCGCCGACGTCTTCGCCTTCAAGAGCGTGCCGTGGGTGGGCGACCACATCGCCGACTTCACGGTCGGCGAGGACCGCCTCGACTTCTCGGCCCTGTTCGGCGCCAGCGGCTACGCCGGCGCGGACCCGATCGCCGACCACTATGTGAAGCTCTATGACGACGGCTCCGGGACCTGGGTGATCTACGACACCGACGGGTCCGGCTCGGCCGACGCCTGGGGCTCTAGCGTGGTCCACCTCGACGGCGTCAGCGCCGCCGGCCTGACCTCGGCGGACCTGTTCGGCGGGGCGGTCAGCCCGCCGCCGCCGGCCTCACCGCCTCCGCCGCCGCCTCCCCCGCCGCCGCCGCCGGCGCCCGCGATCGTCAATGTCGAGCCCTTCACCCTGCCGCTCAGCGGCGCCTGGACGACCACCATCTCGACCGGCAAGCGCGGCATCCTGACCGGCACCTCCGGCAACGACCTGCTGGACGGCCACGGCCAGTACCACTCGATGAGCGGCGGGGCCGGCGACGACACCTATGCGATCTACGTCTCGACAGACACGGTGACGGAAAAGACTGGCGCCGGCGTCGACACCGTCTGGTCCTACGACACCAGCTACACGCTGACCTCGAACGTCGAGAACGGCGTCCAGAAAGGATCGGGCGCCCAGAGCCTCACCGGCAATGGCCTCAACAACGACCTGCGGGCCAACGACGCGGCCTCCTCGCTCGACGGCGGGGCCGGCAACGACATCCTGCATGCGGGCCTCGGGGCGGACACGCTCACCGGCGGCACGGGGCGCGACGTGTTCGAGTTCTCGCGCCTGCCGACCGCGGCCGGCCACGTCACCGACTTCACGGCCGGAACCGACGTGCTCGACCTGCGCGGCGTCTTCGCCGCGGCGGGCTACGCCGGGAACAACCCCCTGGCGGACGGGCACATCCTCTTCCAGGACGACGGCGCCGGCGACACGCGGGTGCTGTTCGACGCGGACGGGTCTGGTCCCGGCTCCGCGGTCCTGGTGACGACCCTCGACCATGTGGTCGCCTCGAGCCTGACGCCGGGATCGGACTGGGTGTTCGCCTGA
- the pepN gene encoding aminopeptidase N, with product MRTETPQPIRLSDYRPPAFLIDEVALAFDLAPNTTRVKARLSVRRNGAHADPLKLNGERLKLISVAVDGRALAEAEREVDAEFLTVPGVPDAFVLETEVEIDPENNKALEGLYMSGGRFCTQCEAEGFRKITYWPDRPDVLSRFTVRIEADKAFPHLLSNGNLIEKGELSGGRHYAVWNDPFPKPCYLFALVAGALDVLEDKLVTMSGRTVDLRIYVDPGMAPRAAYAMDALKRSMKWDEEAFGREYDLDLFMIVAVRDFNFGAMENKGLNIFNSSLLLADPATATDMDYERIESVVAHEYFHNWTGDRITCRDWFQLCLKEGLTVFRDQSFSADMRGHAVQRIKDVKALRARQFAEDQGPLAHPVRPSSYLKIDNFYTATIYEKGSEVIRMLKTLIGPEAFRAGMDLYFERWDGHATTVEEFIKCFAEASGRDLSDFFGWYEQAGTPRLSLSSAYDVARRTLEVEIAQETPPTPGQPTKTALPIPVRLGLLDQDGRTQAFLRDGEALDETVVVLSEAKTTVRLEGVDRPPVVSALRGFSAPVVMTTDAQPKDRYVLLAGDPDLFNRWEAGQELARELILARAAGQPDEVGEERFAEAMGRALSDQAADPAFKALLLAMPSEPDLALARQPADPAALHEAREALRLRLAVHLAEDLKRLHSGLQESGEFSPDAASAGRRALRNAALELLAANPKAETAELALGHYRAAGNMTDAMGGLAALMLIGGPEYEAALEDFYAKWKAEPLVVDKWFAVQARDPDETALGRVMGLTAHPAFDPKNPNRLRALVSTFANFNPVRFHDPSGAGYRFLADQILAVDRYNPMTAARLVDPLGGWRRYAPALGQLMKAELERILASEGLSKNVFELVTRALGRDGAD from the coding sequence ATGCGCACAGAGACCCCCCAGCCGATCCGGCTCTCGGACTATCGCCCCCCCGCATTCCTGATCGACGAGGTCGCCCTCGCCTTCGATCTCGCCCCCAACACCACCCGCGTGAAGGCGCGGCTGAGCGTCCGGCGCAACGGCGCGCACGCCGACCCGCTCAAGCTGAACGGTGAGCGGCTGAAGCTCATCTCCGTGGCCGTGGACGGCCGCGCGCTGGCCGAGGCAGAGCGCGAGGTGGACGCCGAGTTCCTGACCGTGCCGGGCGTCCCCGACGCCTTCGTGCTGGAGACCGAGGTCGAGATCGACCCGGAGAACAACAAGGCCCTCGAGGGGCTCTACATGTCCGGCGGCCGCTTCTGCACCCAGTGCGAGGCCGAGGGCTTCCGCAAGATCACCTACTGGCCCGACCGGCCGGACGTGCTGTCGCGCTTCACCGTCCGCATCGAGGCGGACAAGGCCTTCCCGCACCTGCTCTCCAACGGCAACCTGATCGAGAAGGGCGAGCTTTCGGGCGGGCGTCACTACGCGGTATGGAACGACCCCTTCCCCAAGCCCTGCTACCTGTTCGCCCTGGTCGCCGGCGCCCTCGACGTGCTCGAGGACAAGCTCGTCACCATGAGCGGCCGCACGGTCGACCTGCGCATCTATGTCGATCCTGGCATGGCGCCGCGCGCGGCCTACGCCATGGACGCCCTCAAGCGCTCGATGAAGTGGGACGAGGAAGCCTTCGGCCGCGAGTACGACCTCGACCTGTTCATGATCGTCGCCGTCCGCGACTTCAACTTCGGGGCCATGGAGAATAAGGGGCTGAACATCTTCAACTCCTCGCTCCTGCTGGCCGACCCGGCGACCGCCACCGACATGGACTACGAGCGCATCGAAAGCGTCGTCGCCCACGAATACTTCCACAACTGGACCGGCGACCGGATCACCTGCCGGGACTGGTTCCAGCTCTGCCTCAAGGAGGGCCTGACGGTCTTCCGCGATCAGAGCTTCTCGGCCGACATGCGCGGCCACGCGGTCCAGCGGATCAAGGACGTCAAGGCGCTGCGCGCGCGCCAGTTCGCCGAGGACCAGGGCCCGCTCGCCCACCCGGTGCGGCCGTCCAGCTACCTGAAGATCGACAACTTCTACACAGCGACGATCTACGAGAAGGGCTCCGAGGTCATCCGGATGCTCAAGACCCTGATCGGGCCGGAGGCGTTCCGGGCCGGCATGGACCTCTATTTCGAGCGCTGGGACGGCCACGCCACCACGGTCGAGGAATTCATCAAGTGCTTCGCCGAGGCCTCGGGCCGCGACCTGTCCGACTTCTTCGGCTGGTACGAGCAGGCGGGCACGCCGCGCCTGAGCCTCTCCAGCGCCTATGACGTGGCCCGGCGCACGCTCGAGGTCGAGATCGCGCAAGAGACGCCGCCGACGCCCGGCCAGCCCACCAAGACCGCCCTGCCGATCCCGGTGCGCCTTGGCCTCCTCGACCAGGACGGCCGCACCCAGGCTTTCCTGCGCGACGGCGAGGCCCTCGACGAGACTGTCGTCGTGCTCAGCGAGGCGAAGACCACGGTCCGCCTCGAGGGCGTCGACCGCCCGCCCGTAGTGTCCGCCCTGCGCGGCTTCTCGGCCCCGGTCGTGATGACCACCGACGCCCAGCCCAAGGACCGCTACGTCCTCCTGGCCGGCGATCCGGACCTCTTCAACCGCTGGGAAGCCGGCCAGGAACTGGCCCGCGAGCTGATCCTGGCGCGCGCCGCCGGCCAGCCCGACGAAGTCGGCGAAGAGCGTTTCGCCGAGGCCATGGGCCGCGCGCTCTCCGACCAGGCCGCCGATCCGGCGTTCAAGGCCCTGCTGCTCGCCATGCCGTCCGAGCCGGACCTCGCCCTCGCCCGCCAGCCCGCCGATCCCGCGGCGCTGCACGAGGCGCGGGAGGCGCTTCGCCTTCGCCTCGCCGTGCACCTCGCCGAGGACCTGAAGCGGCTGCACTCGGGCCTCCAGGAGTCCGGCGAGTTCTCGCCCGACGCGGCCAGCGCCGGCCGGCGCGCCCTGCGCAACGCCGCCCTCGAACTGCTCGCCGCCAATCCCAAGGCCGAGACGGCGGAACTGGCGCTGGGCCACTATCGGGCCGCCGGCAACATGACCGACGCCATGGGGGGCCTGGCGGCCCTCATGCTCATCGGCGGGCCCGAGTACGAAGCCGCGCTCGAGGACTTCTACGCGAAGTGGAAGGCCGAGCCGCTGGTGGTCGACAAGTGGTTCGCCGTCCAGGCGCGCGATCCGGACGAGACCGCGCTCGGCCGCGTCATGGGGCTCACCGCCCATCCGGCCTTCGATCCGAAGAACCCGAACCGCCTGCGGGCGCTGGTCTCGACCTTCGCTAACTTCAATCCGGTGCGCTTCCACGATCCGTCCGGCGCGGGCTACCGCTTCCTCGCCGATCAGATTCTCGCCGTCGACCGCTACAACCCGATGACCGCGGCGCGGCTCGTCGATCCGCTCGGCGGCTGGCGGCGCTACGCGCCCGCCCTCGGTCAGCTCATGAAGGCCGAGCTGGAGCGCATCCTGGCCAGCGAGGGCCTCTCCAAGAACGTCTTCGAGCTGGTCACCCGCGCGCTCGGCCGCGACGGGGCGGACTGA